The Elephas maximus indicus isolate mEleMax1 chromosome 19, mEleMax1 primary haplotype, whole genome shotgun sequence genome contains a region encoding:
- the GP1BA gene encoding platelet glycoprotein Ib alpha chain produces the protein MSFCLSVPMLLLFLLLLLPSPSHLQSICDVSEVDSKVLVNCQKLGLKVLPPDLPTDTAILYLDENPLATFSTASVVNLTHLIQLRLDHCQLANLQTDGILSQLKTLDLSHNQLKSLPPLGRALPVLISLDVSFNQLALFSGALDGLSQLQELYLHGNHLKALPPGLLASTPRVKKLNLANNELDELPPGLLNGLDDLDTLYLQENCLRTIPKDFFGDSILPFAFLHSNPWVCNCEILYFRNWLRDNEQNVYLWKEGMEVKAMTPNVASVQCANLSDVPVYTYEGKGCATPGDDSDYDNYDDEEYQNVDKVPATTAVVRLSTDTEAHTESIASSGNHTLYSTLLQRFPIIQTTFTTEELSDSTIFPNTAESITFSEIPKLTKEHTTTAATPEMTTMPTSPEPTSLPTTFEPFNFLNIRGVAQGNVDTSRNDPFLHPDFCCLLPLGFYVLGLLWLLFASVVLIWLLIWLQRLRPQAAAVYTAHLELQRGRQVTVSQAWLLFLQGSLPTFRSSLFLWVRPSGRVGPLMARRQPSALSLGRGQDLLGTVAIRYSGHSL, from the exons ATGTCTTTCTGCCTCTCT GTCCCCATGCTTCTCCTCTTCTTGCTGCTCCTGTTGCCAAGCCCCTCACATCTCCAGTCCATCTGTGATGTATCCGAAGTGGACAGCAAGGTGTTAGTGAACTGTCAGAAGCTGGGGCTGAAGGTGCTGCCCCCAGACCTGCCAACAGACACAGCCATCCTGTACCTGGATGAAAACCCGCTGGCCACCTTCTCCACAGCATCCGTGGTGAATCTAACTCACCTCATCCAGCTGCGCCTGGATCACTGCCAGCTGGCCAACCTGCAGACTGATGGGATACTGTCACAGCTGAAGACACTGGATCTATCACACAATCAGCTAAAAAGCCTGCCCCCACTAGGGCGGGCACTGCCAGTTCTCATTAGCCTGGACGTCTCCTTCAACCAGCTGGCCTTATTTTCAGGGGCCCTGGATGGCCTGAGCCAACTGCAAGAGCTCTATCTTCATGGCAATCACTTGAAGGCTCTGCCCCCAGGGCTTCTGGCAAGCACACCCAGGGTGAAGAAGCTCAATCTGGCTAACAACGAGTTGGACGAGCTGCCCCCTGGACTCCTGAATGGGCTGGATGACCTAGACACACTCTACCTCCAAGAGAACTGTCTGCGCACAATACCAAAGGACTTCTTTGGGGACTCCATCCTGCCTTTCGCTTTCCTCCACAGCAACCCCTGGGTCTGCAACTGTGAGATTCTCTATTTCCGTAATTGGCTGCGTGACAATGAGCAAAATGTCTACTTATGGAAAGAAGGTATGGAGGTCAAGGCCATGACTCCCAATGTAGCCAGTGTGCAGTGTGCCAACTTATCTGACGTACCCGTCTACACCTACGAAGGGAAGGGTTGCGCCACCCCTGGTGATGACTCTGACTATGACAACTATGACGATGAAGAGTACCAAAACGTTGATAAGGTACCTGCCACCACGGCTGTGGTCAGACTCTCTACTGACACTGAAGCCCATACAGAATCTATTGCTTCTTCAGGTAACCATACGCTCTACTCGACTCTACTCCAACGATTCCCTATAATACAGACTACATTCACAACCGAAGAGCTCTCAGATTCCACCATATTCCCAAATACCGCAGAATCTATCACATTTTCTGAAATTCCAAAACTCACTAAAGAACACACCACAACCGCAGCCACCCCAGAAATGACTACTATGCCAACCAGTCCAGAACCCACCTCACTCCCTACTACCTTCGAACCTTTCAACTTCCTGAACATCCGTGGGGTGGCTCAAGGGAATGTGGATACTTCCAGAAATGACCCTTTTCTCCACCCCGACTTTTGCTGCCTCCTCCCCTTGGGCTTCTACGTGTTGGGTCTCCTCTGGCTCCTGTTTGCCTCTGTGGTCCTCATCTGGCTGCTGATCTGGCTGCAGCGCCTGAGACCCCAGGCTGCAGCTGTGTACACCGCACATCTGGAGCTGCAGAGGGGAAGGCAAGTGACCGTGTCCCAGGCCTGGCTCCTCTTTCTTCAAGGATCACTCCCCACTTTCCGCTCCAGCCTCTTCCTCTGGGTACGGCCCAGTGGCCGTGTGGGGCCTCTGATGGCAAGACGGCAACCCTCAGCCCTGAGTCTGGGTCGTGGTCAAGACTTGCTGGGCACAGTGGCTATTAGGTACTCTGGCCACAGCCTCTGA
- the SLC25A11 gene encoding mitochondrial 2-oxoglutarate/malate carrier protein has product MAAAASSGAGGIDGKPRTSPKSVKFLFGGLAGMGATVFVQPLDLVKNRMQLSGEGAKTREYKTSFHALASILRAEGLRGIYTGLSAGLLRQATYTTTRLGIYTVLFERLTGADGTPPGFLLKAVIGMTAGATGAFVGTPAEVALIRMTADGRLPPDQRRGYKNVFNALFRIVREEGVATLWRGCIPTMARAVVVNAAQLASYSQSKQFLLDSGYFSDNILCHFCASMISGLVTTAASMPVDIVKTRIQNMRMIDGKPEYKNGLDVLVKVIRYEGFFSLWKGFTPYYARLGPHTVLTFIFLEQMNKAYKRLFLSG; this is encoded by the exons ATGGCGGCGGCGGCGAGTTCCGGGGCCGGCGGGATAGACGGGAAGCCCCGTACCTCCCCTAAGTCCGTCAAGTTCCTGTTTGGGGGCCTGGCCGG GATGGGAGCTACAGTTTTTGTGCAGCCCCTGGACCTGGTGAAGAACCGGATGCAGCTGAGCGGCGAAGGGGCCAAGACACGGGAGTACAAAACCAGCTTTCATGCCCTCGCCAGCATCCTGAGGGCCGAAGGACTGCGGGGCATTTACACCGG TCTGTCAGCTGGCCTGCTGCGCCAGGCCACCTACACCACCACTCGCCTTGGCATCTACACCGTGCTTTTTGAGCGCCTGACTGGGGCAGATGGTACACCCCCTGGGTTTCTGCTGAAGGCTGTGATTGGCATGACTGCAGGTGCAACTGGTGCCTTTGTGGGAACACCAGCCGAGGTGGCTCTCATCCGCATGACCGCTGATGGCCG GCTTCCACCTGACCAGCGCCGTGGCTACAAAAACGTGTTCAATGCCCTGTTTCGAATTGTCCGGGAGGAGGGGGTCGCCACACTGTGGCGG GGCTGCATCCCTACCATGGCCCGGGCTGTCGTCGTCAACGCTGCCCAGCTTGCTTCCTACTCCCAGTCCAAGCAGTTCTTGCTGGACTCAG GGTACTTCTCTGACAACATCCTGTGCCATTTCTGTGCCAGCATGATAAGCGGCCTTGTCACCACTGCCGCCTCCATGCCCGTGGACATTGTCAAGACTCG GATCCAAAACATGCGAATGATTGATGGGAAACCGGAATACAAGAACGGACTG GACGTGCTGGTGAAGGTCATTCGCTACGAGGGCTTCTTCAGCCTGTGGAAGGGCTTCACGCCGTACTATGCCCGCCTGGGTCCCCACACTGTCCTCACCTTCATCTTCTTGGAGCAGATGAACAAGGCCTACAAGCGGCTCTTCCTCAGTGGCTGA